One segment of Thermodesulfovibrio sp. 3907-1M DNA contains the following:
- a CDS encoding nucleotidyltransferase domain-containing protein, which yields MQIDKELENLYNLLRKLRKEDKILLAYIYGSFATGKKHAHSDIDLAIYFNVPEEQIIEVIDEILMSTERHVEILRLDDEEESPFIVQKALKGIPLVEPHKETLYSVASRVLHDSESIRFRRGYKE from the coding sequence ATGCAAATTGATAAAGAATTAGAAAATCTTTATAATCTCCTCCGAAAATTAAGAAAGGAAGATAAAATCTTGCTGGCATATATATATGGCTCTTTTGCTACAGGAAAGAAGCATGCCCATTCAGACATTGACCTTGCAATATACTTTAATGTTCCTGAAGAGCAAATAATTGAAGTAATAGATGAAATACTTATGAGCACTGAAAGGCATGTTGAAATCCTGAGATTAGATGATGAAGAAGAGTCACCCTTTATAGTTCAGAAAGCGCTTAAAGGAATTCCACTTGTGGAACCTCATAAGGAAACTTTGTATAGTGTTGCAAGTCGCGTGCTTCACGACTCAGAGAGTATACGATTCAGGAGAGGATATAAAGAATGA
- the dapB gene encoding 4-hydroxy-tetrahydrodipicolinate reductase: MIKLTVCGAAGRMGSRIVALSKDYPEIKIVGAVESKNNPKLGIDAGLVAGLGEIGVKIVDDIEKVIDDTDVVVHFTNPEATLEHLETVRKHKKSMVIGTTGFSNEQLSIIQEAAKEIPIVLSPNMSIGVNLLFKILKDVAKVLGDDYDVEIVEAHHRMKKDAPSGTAIKMAKVIAEALGRDFDEVAVYARKGIIGERTKKEIGIQTVRAGDIVGEHTVMFGGLGERIEIVHKASSRDTFARGALRAVIWLYGKPAGLYDMGDVLGIK, encoded by the coding sequence ATGATAAAATTAACAGTATGTGGCGCAGCAGGAAGAATGGGCAGTAGAATTGTTGCCCTTTCAAAGGATTACCCAGAGATAAAGATTGTTGGAGCTGTAGAATCAAAAAATAATCCAAAATTGGGGATTGATGCTGGATTAGTTGCAGGATTAGGCGAGATTGGAGTAAAAATAGTTGATGATATTGAAAAAGTCATTGATGATACTGATGTTGTTGTGCATTTTACAAATCCAGAAGCTACTTTAGAGCATCTTGAAACTGTGAGAAAACACAAAAAATCAATGGTTATTGGAACAACTGGATTCAGCAATGAACAACTCTCCATAATTCAGGAAGCAGCAAAGGAAATCCCCATAGTGCTCTCACCTAATATGAGTATCGGCGTGAACCTTTTATTCAAGATTCTTAAGGATGTGGCAAAAGTTCTTGGAGATGACTATGATGTGGAAATTGTTGAGGCTCATCACAGAATGAAAAAGGATGCACCCAGTGGAACAGCTATAAAAATGGCAAAGGTTATTGCTGAAGCACTGGGAAGAGATTTTGACGAAGTTGCTGTTTATGCAAGAAAAGGGATAATTGGAGAGAGAACAAAAAAGGAAATAGGAATTCAGACAGTAAGAGCAGGAGACATAGTTGGGGAGCATACTGTTATGTTTGGTGGATTGGGAGAAAGAATTGAAATAGTGCATAAAGCATCAAGCAGGGATACATTTGCAAGAGGTGCATTAAGAGCAGTAATCTGGCTTTATGGAAAGCCAGCTGGACTTTATGATATGGGAGATGTGCTCGGAATAAAATAG
- a CDS encoding DNA gyrase inhibitor YacG — MKIKCPVCGKTVEYKNNPWRPFCSRNCKIIDLWNWFHEYYSIKVEEVDETTNIEEEKDDKINSMWRSRKNGQ, encoded by the coding sequence ATGAAAATTAAATGTCCCGTATGTGGTAAAACTGTAGAATACAAAAACAATCCATGGAGACCTTTTTGCTCAAGGAATTGTAAAATTATTGACCTATGGAACTGGTTTCATGAATACTATTCAATAAAGGTTGAAGAAGTAGATGAAACCACAAACATAGAGGAGGAAAAAGATGATAAAATTAACAGTATGTGGCGCAGCAGGAAGAATGGGCAGTAG
- a CDS encoding adenosylcobalamin-dependent ribonucleoside-diphosphate reductase, with protein MVFTDRAKTVLEIRYLLKNEKGEVIETPEQMFHRVANYVAQAEELYKENSSEWAEKFYEVISSSRFLPNSPALMNAGKPKAQLAACFVLPVEDSIEAIFKTLKDAALILQSGGGTGFNFSRLRPKGDVVRSTGGIASGPVSFMKIFDKASDIIKQGGARRGANMGILRVDHPDILEFVRVKRFESLSNFNISVAVTDAFMEALFKDDYYPLINPRSGEVVKKVKAKEIFNEIVESAWETGDPGIIFIDTINKYNPTPHIGQIESTNPCGEQPLLPYEACILGSINLSKYVKDGSIDFQMLEHDVKVATRFLDDAIDVTHYPVPEVERMHKGNRKIGLGVMGWADCLVELGIPYNHKKAFALAETLMKFISEKSHEASQELAQKRGVFPNFKGSLWDKRGIMIRNATTTTIAPTGTISIIADCSSGIEPYFLLAYKQRILDTEFEIINKYLIDFAQKQGFYSEEFIDELRKKGTLRGIKAVPLKIKRLFKTALEITPQEHIEMQAVFQKYTDNAVSKTINLPQRTKKEEIGKIFILAYKKGLKGITIFRYGSKTGTLLRVSDAHLTECCETKGRPPRVTKLHDAV; from the coding sequence ATGGTTTTTACAGATAGGGCAAAAACTGTTCTGGAAATAAGATACTTACTTAAAAATGAAAAAGGTGAAGTCATTGAAACTCCTGAGCAGATGTTTCATCGTGTTGCCAATTATGTTGCTCAGGCAGAAGAGCTTTATAAAGAAAATTCTTCTGAATGGGCAGAAAAGTTTTATGAAGTTATAAGTTCCTCAAGATTTCTTCCCAACTCTCCAGCATTGATGAATGCGGGCAAGCCAAAGGCTCAGCTTGCTGCATGTTTTGTTTTGCCTGTGGAAGACTCAATTGAGGCAATATTTAAAACACTTAAAGATGCTGCATTAATTCTTCAAAGTGGTGGTGGAACAGGATTTAACTTCTCCCGTTTAAGACCAAAGGGAGATGTTGTTCGCTCAACAGGTGGCATTGCAAGCGGTCCTGTTTCATTCATGAAGATATTTGATAAGGCTTCTGACATAATAAAGCAGGGTGGAGCAAGAAGAGGTGCAAATATGGGCATATTGAGAGTTGATCACCCTGATATTCTTGAGTTTGTAAGAGTTAAAAGATTTGAAAGTTTAAGCAACTTCAATATCTCCGTTGCTGTTACAGATGCTTTTATGGAGGCTCTTTTTAAGGATGACTACTATCCATTGATAAATCCAAGAAGTGGTGAGGTTGTAAAAAAAGTTAAAGCAAAGGAGATCTTCAATGAAATTGTTGAGTCAGCATGGGAAACAGGAGACCCTGGAATAATTTTTATAGACACCATCAATAAATACAATCCAACTCCTCATATAGGACAGATAGAAAGCACAAATCCCTGTGGTGAGCAACCTCTTTTACCCTATGAAGCATGCATTCTTGGCTCAATTAATCTATCAAAGTATGTAAAAGATGGAAGCATTGATTTTCAAATGCTTGAGCATGATGTAAAGGTGGCAACAAGATTTCTTGATGATGCAATTGATGTTACCCACTATCCTGTGCCTGAGGTTGAAAGGATGCATAAGGGAAACAGAAAAATAGGGCTTGGAGTAATGGGTTGGGCAGACTGCCTTGTGGAGCTGGGGATTCCTTATAATCATAAAAAAGCCTTTGCGCTTGCTGAAACATTAATGAAGTTTATAAGTGAAAAATCCCATGAAGCATCTCAGGAGCTTGCACAAAAAAGAGGAGTTTTCCCAAATTTCAAAGGCTCTTTATGGGATAAAAGAGGCATCATGATTAGAAATGCCACCACAACAACCATTGCACCAACAGGAACAATATCAATAATTGCTGACTGTTCAAGCGGAATAGAGCCTTATTTTTTGCTTGCTTACAAGCAGAGAATTCTTGATACAGAGTTTGAGATAATAAACAAGTATCTTATAGATTTTGCTCAAAAACAGGGATTTTACAGCGAAGAATTCATAGATGAGCTTAGGAAAAAGGGAACTCTAAGAGGCATAAAAGCAGTTCCATTAAAAATAAAGAGACTTTTTAAAACAGCCCTTGAAATCACTCCTCAGGAACACATTGAGATGCAGGCAGTATTTCAGAAATACACAGACAATGCAGTATCAAAAACCATTAATCTTCCTCAGAGGACAAAAAAGGAAGAAATTGGAAAAATATTTATTCTTGCCTATAAAAAAGGACTCAAGGGAATAACAATTTTCAGGTATGGTTCAAAGACAGGAACGCTTCTTAGGGTAAGTGATGCCCATCTTACAGAATGCTGTGAGACAAAAGGAAGACCACCAAGAGTAACCAAACTTCACGATGCCGTATGA
- a CDS encoding ATP-binding cassette domain-containing protein, with protein sequence MIKLESVSKSYGNLKALQSLSFEIKKGEIFGLLGPNGAGKTTTVKILTTLTKPDKGECFIDGIDVVKNPFEIKKIIGVVPQENNLERELTVYENLLIYGMLHRVKELKTKIDEILKAMELTEKKHSVVSTLSGGLQRRTLLARALLANPKVLFLDEPSIGLDPHIRRQLWQIIRKIKSEGRTVLLTTHYIEEAEALCDRVGILSHGKLIALGSPSELKKDVGEYVVEFTDKEGRLISEICHSREQAYEIAKQRSDGVMIRKSNLEDVFVKLTGERIKERQ encoded by the coding sequence ATGATTAAACTTGAAAGCGTCTCAAAAAGTTATGGAAATTTAAAGGCGCTTCAGTCTCTTAGTTTTGAAATAAAGAAAGGTGAGATTTTCGGACTTCTTGGTCCAAATGGAGCTGGCAAGACAACCACTGTAAAAATACTCACAACCCTTACAAAGCCGGATAAAGGAGAATGTTTTATTGACGGAATTGATGTTGTAAAAAATCCATTTGAAATAAAAAAAATCATAGGAGTTGTGCCTCAGGAAAACAATCTTGAGAGGGAGCTTACTGTTTATGAAAACCTTCTTATCTATGGAATGCTACACAGGGTAAAAGAGCTTAAAACAAAGATTGATGAGATTCTTAAAGCCATGGAGCTTACAGAGAAAAAGCACTCTGTTGTATCAACCCTTTCAGGAGGGCTTCAGCGAAGAACACTTCTTGCAAGGGCATTGCTGGCTAATCCCAAGGTTTTATTTCTTGATGAGCCATCAATAGGTCTTGACCCCCACATAAGAAGACAACTCTGGCAGATCATAAGAAAGATAAAGTCTGAAGGCAGAACAGTGCTTCTTACAACCCACTACATTGAAGAAGCTGAGGCACTCTGTGACAGGGTGGGTATTCTATCCCATGGAAAGTTGATTGCTCTTGGCAGCCCTTCAGAGCTTAAGAAAGATGTTGGTGAGTATGTGGTTGAGTTTACTGATAAGGAGGGAAGACTGATAAGCGAGATTTGCCACAGTAGAGAACAGGCATATGAGATTGCAAAACAGAGAAGTGATGGGGTAATGATAAGAAAGTCCAATCTTGAAGATGTTTTTGTAAAGCTTACAGGAGAGAGAATTAAGGAAAGGCAATGA
- a CDS encoding ABC transporter permease — protein sequence MTGWYPVFIKEMLQFKRKLLRLGYIFSAMMAPIIYLITFGLGLGRTVKLSEGTDYLTFLLPGLVAMSSMNNSYSWVASSLNLSRLYFKTFQVYIQSPIKPFSIMIGEVLAGMVKGVFASLLIIAVGFVVPSKFSINLIFVLTLLLNCFMFACLGVITGMITKSHEDTATYSNFFIMPMAFFSGTFFSVERIPMIFKPVIYIMPLTHTNILIRKTFIDMDGAVSLCVIIFYCVIFFVIGSNLMKKYSE from the coding sequence ATGACAGGCTGGTATCCTGTTTTCATTAAAGAGATGCTTCAGTTCAAGCGAAAGCTTCTGAGACTTGGATACATTTTCTCAGCCATGATGGCACCGATTATTTATCTTATTACATTTGGGCTTGGACTTGGAAGAACAGTAAAACTCTCTGAAGGAACTGATTATTTAACATTTTTACTGCCCGGTCTTGTAGCAATGAGTTCAATGAATAACTCTTACTCATGGGTTGCAAGCTCTCTTAACCTAAGCAGACTCTATTTCAAGACATTTCAGGTTTATATTCAGTCACCCATAAAGCCTTTTTCCATAATGATAGGAGAGGTTCTTGCTGGAATGGTAAAGGGAGTTTTTGCATCTCTTCTTATAATTGCTGTTGGCTTTGTGGTGCCTTCAAAATTTTCCATAAATCTGATTTTTGTTTTAACCCTGCTACTCAATTGCTTTATGTTTGCCTGTCTTGGTGTTATAACAGGAATGATAACAAAATCCCATGAAGACACTGCCACATACTCAAACTTTTTCATAATGCCAATGGCTTTTTTCAGTGGAACATTTTTCTCAGTTGAAAGAATCCCAATGATTTTTAAGCCAGTAATCTACATAATGCCCCTGACACATACGAATATTTTAATAAGAAAAACTTTTATTGACATGGATGGAGCAGTCTCTCTGTGTGTTATTATTTTTTACTGTGTTATTTTTTTTGTGATAGGTTCAAATTTAATGAAAAAATACAGTGAGTGA
- a CDS encoding sensor histidine kinase — MDILELTLILSQRLGIIATVAFILSRMPALGRVLSRKPSTKDKLILTFVSGGLGILGTFGAVEIHGALANSRVVGVMVGGLLGGPLVGAAAGLIAGVHRYFVGGFTAFSCGLSAVVEGFLGGVVYRYWRKGLIPWHVAWLAGFAGEIIQMLIILTFAKPFSEAVELVKIIAIPMITVNSIGVAIFMLIIKSAVEHQERVAAMQAKATLNITNLILPHLRQGLNENSAGKIAEIILDTLGVAAVAITDRKKILAHVGTGSDHHLAGHPLLTKATLNAIKTGEIQIANKKEEIGCSNPKCRLSSAVIVPLKRRQEVIGTLKLYHERENSITSVNLEVARGLAHIFSTQLEIVELETLARLKTEAELKSLQAQIHPHFIFNALNTIISLIRIEPAKAKDLLLNLATFLRYSLKKEKEIPLREELSYVEAYLSIEQARYRDKLIVNYYIEPTVDLDIPVPPFTIQPLVENAVKHGLKPKIEGGEILIRILDNDDSVVISVEDNGVGISNSLQRLSEKGSGLGLYLVNERLKRFYGEESTLNIQSFPGIGTEVTFKIPKKYALKDVVFSYSS; from the coding sequence ATGGATATTCTTGAATTAACTCTGATACTGTCTCAAAGGCTTGGTATTATAGCAACAGTAGCTTTTATCCTTTCAAGAATGCCTGCTCTGGGGAGAGTTCTTTCAAGAAAACCTTCAACTAAGGATAAATTAATTCTCACATTTGTCTCAGGAGGGCTTGGAATACTGGGGACATTTGGAGCAGTTGAGATTCACGGAGCACTTGCTAATTCAAGAGTTGTTGGTGTTATGGTGGGAGGTCTTCTTGGTGGTCCATTAGTAGGAGCAGCAGCAGGACTTATTGCAGGTGTTCACAGATACTTTGTTGGCGGATTTACAGCTTTTTCATGTGGATTGTCAGCAGTCGTTGAAGGGTTTCTCGGAGGTGTTGTTTACAGGTACTGGAGGAAGGGATTAATTCCATGGCATGTGGCATGGCTGGCAGGATTTGCCGGAGAAATTATTCAGATGCTTATTATTCTTACCTTTGCAAAACCTTTTTCAGAAGCAGTAGAACTTGTCAAAATTATTGCAATTCCAATGATTACTGTTAATTCCATAGGTGTGGCTATATTCATGCTTATAATAAAGTCTGCAGTGGAGCATCAGGAAAGAGTAGCTGCCATGCAGGCAAAAGCTACATTAAATATTACCAATCTCATACTTCCCCATCTAAGGCAGGGACTTAATGAAAATTCAGCAGGCAAAATTGCTGAAATTATACTTGATACTCTGGGCGTAGCAGCAGTGGCGATAACTGATAGGAAAAAAATTCTTGCCCATGTTGGCACAGGAAGTGATCATCACCTTGCAGGTCATCCTTTACTTACAAAAGCAACACTGAATGCAATTAAAACAGGAGAAATTCAGATTGCCAATAAAAAAGAGGAAATTGGCTGTAGCAATCCCAAGTGCAGATTAAGCTCTGCTGTAATTGTTCCTCTGAAAAGAAGACAGGAAGTGATAGGTACTCTTAAACTTTATCATGAAAGGGAAAACAGCATTACTTCTGTTAATCTTGAGGTGGCAAGAGGACTTGCCCACATATTTTCAACGCAGCTTGAAATAGTTGAACTTGAAACGCTTGCAAGACTTAAAACAGAGGCAGAATTAAAATCTCTTCAAGCACAGATTCATCCCCATTTTATCTTCAATGCCCTGAACACGATAATTTCTCTTATAAGAATTGAACCTGCAAAGGCAAAAGATCTTCTTCTCAATTTAGCAACATTTTTAAGATACAGCTTGAAAAAAGAAAAGGAAATACCATTAAGAGAAGAGCTTTCCTATGTGGAAGCTTACCTTTCCATAGAGCAGGCTCGTTACAGAGATAAGCTCATTGTCAATTACTATATAGAGCCAACAGTAGACCTTGACATACCTGTGCCTCCATTTACAATTCAGCCACTGGTGGAAAATGCTGTAAAACACGGATTAAAGCCAAAAATTGAAGGCGGTGAGATTTTAATAAGAATTCTTGACAATGATGATAGCGTTGTAATTTCTGTTGAAGACAATGGCGTGGGAATAAGTAATTCTCTTCAGAGATTGTCAGAAAAAGGCTCTGGACTGGGCTTATATCTTGTTAATGAAAGATTGAAAAGATTTTATGGAGAAGAAAGCACTCTTAACATACAAAGCTTTCCAGGCATTGGCACAGAGGTTACATTTAAAATTCCTAAAAAATACGCTTTAAAAGATGTTGTTTTCAGCTATAGTAGTTGA
- a CDS encoding LytTR family DNA-binding domain-containing protein yields MLFSAIVVDDEPYAREELIYILSQFDSCRIIGQAGNAKDCISLYSKFRPDVVFLDIEMPDMSGIEVATQLAKFSNPPLIVFATAYDDYAVEAFELGAVDYILKPFEEKRIAKTIMRIENLKSNQAEWNEAVGRLSQFLEKKKIFKKLPVQQRAGVISFVPFMDILYCEASEGGVKVITVKDEYYFDGTLTELEARLKDEGFMRVHKSYIVNLKRIEAVLPWFKGTYWLVIEGKKNQIPVSKSIVKELKEVLGIKCSS; encoded by the coding sequence ATGTTGTTTTCAGCTATAGTAGTTGATGACGAACCCTATGCAAGGGAAGAGTTGATTTACATCCTTTCCCAGTTTGATTCCTGCAGGATAATAGGACAGGCTGGTAATGCAAAGGATTGTATCTCTCTATATTCAAAATTCAGACCTGATGTAGTCTTTCTTGATATTGAAATGCCTGATATGTCAGGAATTGAAGTGGCAACACAGCTTGCGAAGTTTAGTAATCCACCTCTTATTGTTTTTGCAACAGCCTATGATGACTATGCAGTTGAAGCTTTTGAGCTCGGAGCAGTTGATTACATCCTTAAACCCTTTGAAGAGAAAAGAATTGCTAAAACAATCATGAGAATAGAAAATCTTAAAAGCAATCAGGCTGAATGGAATGAGGCTGTAGGAAGACTTTCTCAATTTCTTGAGAAGAAAAAGATTTTTAAAAAACTTCCTGTCCAGCAAAGAGCAGGTGTTATAAGTTTTGTTCCATTTATGGATATTTTGTACTGCGAAGCAAGCGAAGGAGGGGTAAAAGTTATTACAGTAAAAGATGAATACTATTTTGATGGCACTCTTACAGAACTTGAAGCAAGACTTAAGGATGAAGGATTCATGCGGGTTCATAAAAGTTACATTGTAAATTTAAAGAGGATTGAGGCGGTCCTGCCATGGTTTAAAGGCACTTACTGGCTTGTTATTGAAGGTAAAAAAAATCAAATCCCTGTAAGTAAATCAATTGTTAAGGAACTTAAAGAAGTTCTCGGAATAAAGTGTAGCAGTTAA
- a CDS encoding carbon starvation protein A, with amino-acid sequence MHALVLVIIAACVFVLAYRFYSAFIAAKVLALDPNRQTPAVRLNDGRDYVPTNKWLIFGHHFAAIAGAGPLIGPVLAAQFGYLPGFLWILIGGVLAGAVHDMVVLFASVRHNGKSLAEVAKAQIGPVSYWLVLVATLFLLIIVLAGASIAVVNALFNSPWGAFTVGVTIPIALFIGAYLKWLRPGKIVEGSIIGVALIILAVVLGPVIKESALAPYFTFSKKELSVLIPVYGFFAAVLPVWLLLVPRDYLSSYMKFGTMFLLAIGVILVNPLIQMPAATQFISGGGPVIPGKVWPFMFITIACGAISGFHSLVSSGTTPKMVANEKDIRVIGYGAMLTESFVALMALIAATVLPTADYFAINSPPAAFQKLGMQVQDLPFLSALVGEELAGRPGGAVSLAVGMADIFSRIGGLRHLMSYWYHFAIMFEALFILTLIDAGTRVGRYLMQEIGGAVYPKLRDYKWWPGVIGTSAIFTFCWGYLLYTGTISTIWPLFGVNNQLLGGMALAIVTTLLLRMGKAKYIWVTMVPMVFLLVTTIVAGYQNIVNNYLPKNNYLLAVLSAVMIVMVILIVADSVRVWISILRGRTPLIKETEETFMKEAPTKYLSE; translated from the coding sequence ATGCATGCGTTGGTGCTTGTAATCATAGCAGCATGCGTTTTTGTGCTTGCCTACAGGTTTTACAGTGCCTTTATTGCTGCAAAGGTTCTTGCTCTTGATCCAAATCGTCAGACTCCTGCAGTAAGGCTTAACGATGGAAGAGACTATGTCCCGACGAATAAGTGGCTTATTTTCGGACATCATTTTGCAGCAATAGCTGGTGCTGGTCCTTTAATTGGACCTGTTCTGGCAGCACAGTTTGGCTATCTGCCAGGATTCTTATGGATTTTAATTGGAGGAGTTCTCGCAGGTGCTGTTCATGACATGGTTGTTCTCTTTGCATCTGTAAGGCATAACGGAAAATCTCTTGCAGAGGTTGCTAAAGCTCAGATAGGACCTGTATCTTACTGGCTTGTTCTTGTGGCAACCCTGTTTTTATTAATTATCGTTCTTGCTGGTGCTTCAATTGCTGTTGTTAATGCACTTTTTAACAGTCCATGGGGTGCTTTTACTGTAGGAGTAACAATTCCAATTGCTCTTTTTATAGGAGCTTATCTTAAGTGGCTAAGACCTGGAAAGATTGTTGAAGGAAGTATTATTGGTGTTGCACTCATTATTCTTGCTGTTGTTCTTGGTCCTGTAATTAAGGAATCTGCTCTTGCACCCTATTTTACATTCAGTAAAAAAGAGCTTTCCGTATTAATCCCAGTTTATGGATTTTTTGCTGCTGTTTTGCCTGTCTGGTTACTACTTGTTCCAAGAGATTATCTAAGTTCATACATGAAATTCGGCACGATGTTTTTGCTTGCTATTGGCGTAATTCTTGTTAATCCATTAATTCAAATGCCTGCTGCAACACAGTTTATCTCTGGTGGAGGACCTGTCATTCCAGGTAAAGTCTGGCCCTTTATGTTCATTACAATTGCCTGCGGTGCGATTTCTGGTTTTCACTCCCTCGTATCATCTGGAACAACACCAAAGATGGTGGCAAATGAAAAGGATATAAGAGTAATTGGTTATGGTGCAATGCTCACAGAGAGCTTTGTTGCTCTAATGGCATTAATAGCAGCAACAGTGCTTCCTACAGCAGACTACTTTGCCATAAACAGTCCACCAGCAGCATTTCAGAAACTTGGCATGCAGGTTCAGGACCTTCCATTTCTTTCTGCTTTGGTAGGTGAAGAACTTGCAGGTCGCCCTGGTGGAGCAGTATCCTTAGCAGTTGGAATGGCTGATATTTTCTCAAGAATTGGTGGATTAAGACATTTAATGAGTTACTGGTATCATTTTGCCATCATGTTTGAAGCTCTGTTTATTCTAACTCTAATTGATGCTGGTACAAGAGTTGGAAGATATCTTATGCAGGAAATTGGCGGAGCAGTTTATCCAAAACTCAGAGACTATAAATGGTGGCCCGGTGTAATTGGAACGAGTGCGATATTTACATTTTGCTGGGGATACCTTCTTTATACAGGAACAATCTCAACAATATGGCCTCTCTTTGGTGTGAATAATCAGCTTCTTGGTGGAATGGCACTGGCAATAGTGACAACTTTACTTTTGAGAATGGGTAAGGCAAAATACATATGGGTAACAATGGTTCCAATGGTATTTTTACTTGTTACCACCATTGTAGCTGGTTATCAAAATATCGTGAATAATTATCTACCAAAAAATAATTACCTGCTTGCTGTGCTCTCTGCAGTAATGATTGTAATGGTCATACTGATTGTGGCAGACTCAGTAAGAGTGTGGATAAGCATATTGAGAGGTAGAACCCCTCTTATTAAAGAAACAGAAGAAACATTTATGAAAGAAGCTCCCACAAAATATCTATCTGAATAA